Below is a genomic region from Oligoflexia bacterium.
CCTTTTTTAAAACTATCCAAAGCAACCTGTGAACCGGGTGCTACACCTTCAGGCAACGAAGTTCTTACTTCGCGAACAAAATAAGCACCTGACTTGAAATTAGCTTTTTTCAAATGAGCAGATTGTGATTTAGGAGATCGCACCTCACGACGTGGTCGACAAGCAATTTGCACAGCTTCGTAACCATCGGATGCTTTTGTTTTTACCTGTGACACGACCCATGGTTCATACTGAAGAACCGTACAGGGAACCATCTCACCTTTATCGTCTACAACCTGAGTCATCCCTACTTTGAAGGCAATCAGATCTGGTAAAATTACGGAACCTTTTACTGTAGGCTCTGATGTCGTCTCTGTTTTTGTCTCTTGTGCTTCTTCTGACATTTTCAAACTCTCTTCTTAAAGTATGTTGCGCTTAAAATTAAGCGCGCACAAATCAAACAACTGATAATTTAATTTCTACGTCAACGCCCGCTGATAAATCCAGTTTCATCAAATGATCAACTGTTTGTTGAGTGGGCTCCAAAATATCCAATAATCTTTTGTGTGTTCTGATCTCAAATTGTTCACGAGATTTTTTATCTACGTGAGGTGAGCGCAAAACCGTGTAACGATTAATTGTTGTAGGAAGCGGAATCGGACCTGCTACGCGGGCTCCAGTGCGCTTTGCTGTATCAACAATTTC
It encodes:
- the rpsJ gene encoding 30S ribosomal protein S10; its protein translation is MQSQKIRIRLKAFDHKLLDQSTREIVDTAKRTGARVAGPIPLPTTINRYTVLRSPHVDKKSREQFEIRTHKRLLDILEPTQQTVDHLMKLDLSAGVDVEIKLSVV
- the rplC gene encoding 50S ribosomal protein L3; translated protein: MSEEAQETKTETTSEPTVKGSVILPDLIAFKVGMTQVVDDKGEMVPCTVLQYEPWVVSQVKTKASDGYEAVQIACRPRREVRSPKSQSAHLKKANFKSGAYFVREVRTSLPEGVAPGSQVALDSFKKGDWINATAVSKGKGFQGAMKRWNAHGGPAAHGSCFHRQPGSAGNRTWPGRIMKGKHFPGHLGDETVTVRNLQVVDIYQDDNIILISGCVPGGRNAIVRLAKHA